A single genomic interval of Bacillus smithii harbors:
- the msrA gene encoding peptide-methionine (S)-S-oxide reductase MsrA, translated as MTNEKRLEKATFAGGCFWCMVKPFDQLPGIEKIFSGYTGGHKPNPTYEEVCSGTTGHREAVEITYDPELFPYEKLLDIFWMQIDPTDDGGQFYDRGSSYKTAIFYHNEEQRKLAEQSKRKLEESGKFSQPIVTEILPAKPFYPAEDYHQDFYKKFPLRYNAYVIGSGREQFIKNHWGDHENEE; from the coding sequence ATGACCAACGAAAAACGTTTAGAAAAAGCGACATTTGCAGGTGGCTGTTTTTGGTGTATGGTCAAACCGTTTGACCAACTGCCGGGAATTGAAAAAATCTTTTCTGGATATACAGGCGGCCATAAGCCAAATCCTACGTATGAAGAGGTTTGCAGTGGAACGACAGGGCATCGTGAAGCGGTAGAAATCACTTATGATCCTGAACTTTTTCCTTATGAAAAATTGCTCGATATTTTCTGGATGCAAATTGATCCAACCGATGACGGCGGTCAATTTTATGATCGGGGATCTTCGTATAAAACAGCCATCTTTTACCATAATGAAGAACAGCGTAAACTAGCAGAGCAGTCAAAAAGAAAGCTTGAAGAAAGCGGTAAATTTTCTCAACCGATTGTAACAGAAATTTTGCCGGCAAAACCGTTTTATCCTGCAGAAGACTACCATCAGGATTTTTATAAAAAATTTCCTCTCAGATACAACGCTTATGTGATCGGATCCGGGCGGGAACAGTTTATCAAAAACCATTGGGGGGATCATGAAAATGAAGAATAA
- a CDS encoding DUF4397 domain-containing protein has product MKNRNYFFRSDQNLERKTLFPNYPKYHIASKLLASSPPLAHIRFFHASPDSQKLDIYVNERMLMRRLTFQQISETILFSPGLYFVDIYPSDKTWDPLISEKILLYPGDHVLLAVCGMQKKVKLIRYPSDSFVPRHETKLRFIHLSPDSPPIDVVTETGDLFFQDVSFKEATEYIGMTPMTAEFTFKLANGSYSSILEILLDPGRIYTLICTGSSNSEIPVDFLLIIDH; this is encoded by the coding sequence ATGAAAAATCGCAACTATTTTTTTCGTTCTGATCAAAACTTAGAACGAAAAACGCTTTTCCCTAATTATCCAAAATATCATATAGCTTCGAAACTGCTAGCCTCTTCTCCTCCTCTAGCGCATATCCGCTTTTTTCATGCTTCTCCCGATTCGCAGAAATTGGACATTTATGTAAATGAACGTATGCTTATGCGCCGGCTGACCTTTCAACAAATCAGCGAAACGATACTTTTTTCTCCCGGCCTTTATTTCGTCGACATATATCCCTCCGATAAAACGTGGGATCCATTAATCAGCGAAAAAATTCTATTATATCCTGGAGATCATGTGTTATTGGCCGTATGCGGGATGCAGAAAAAAGTAAAATTGATTCGATATCCGAGTGATTCCTTTGTTCCCCGCCACGAAACAAAGCTGCGTTTTATTCATTTATCACCTGATTCTCCGCCGATCGATGTAGTGACCGAAACCGGCGACCTCTTTTTTCAAGACGTTTCATTTAAAGAGGCAACCGAATATATCGGAATGACGCCCATGACTGCCGAGTTTACTTTCAAACTGGCGAACGGGTCTTATTCTTCTATACTGGAAATACTCCTGGATCCGGGGCGGATTTACACGCTGATATGCACGGGCTCCTCAAACAGCGAGATACCTGTTGATTTTCTGTTAATCATCGACCATTAG
- a CDS encoding RsmF rRNA methyltransferase first C-terminal domain-containing protein, protein MDYLPSDFLQKMKTLLKEESEAFFATYKQEKTSGLRINPLKVSFEQWEEISPFAMNKIPFVENGYYYRREDAPGKHPYHAAGLYYIQEPSAMFVAEQLELSQGDMVLDLCAAPGGKTTAIAARLGNEGVLLSNEISAKRVKALSENVERFGLTNTAVINETPENLSTQFEECFDKIIVDAPCSGEGMFRKDPESCQYWSGDYVESCHHLQLEILSHAYAMLKKGGILLYSTCTFSPEENEQTIEQFVNTFPEMEILPIPHSHGVSPGRPEWTKTHFSDIAKTARLWPHHLQGEGHFVAKLRKTGGNEHSAPIMKGAKLPRAQAKLFQQFIEQTFVHFPFEWDRLFLKNDRLYFVPERMPDLSSLKTVRIGLPIGEFKKNRFEPHHSLALAVQTKDVRHHFELEQNGTLWERYLHGETIQTGKDRGWILLTIHGFPLGWGKEAKGIIKNFYPKGLRLS, encoded by the coding sequence ATGGATTATCTGCCCTCCGACTTTCTTCAAAAAATGAAAACATTGCTGAAAGAAGAAAGCGAAGCATTTTTCGCTACCTATAAACAAGAAAAAACATCCGGCCTGCGTATTAATCCGTTAAAAGTTTCTTTCGAACAATGGGAGGAAATTTCTCCGTTTGCGATGAATAAAATTCCCTTTGTGGAAAATGGCTATTATTACCGCCGGGAAGATGCTCCAGGAAAGCATCCTTATCATGCAGCCGGCCTATATTATATACAAGAACCAAGTGCCATGTTTGTGGCAGAGCAGCTCGAACTATCACAAGGAGATATGGTTCTCGATCTATGTGCAGCACCGGGGGGAAAAACCACTGCCATTGCCGCACGGCTCGGAAACGAAGGGGTTTTGCTATCAAACGAAATTTCGGCCAAAAGGGTCAAAGCATTATCAGAAAACGTCGAGCGTTTCGGACTGACAAACACGGCCGTGATAAATGAGACCCCGGAAAACCTTTCCACTCAGTTTGAAGAATGTTTCGATAAAATCATCGTGGACGCTCCGTGTTCTGGAGAAGGGATGTTTCGAAAGGACCCGGAAAGCTGCCAATATTGGAGCGGCGATTATGTGGAGTCGTGTCATCATTTGCAGCTGGAAATTTTGTCTCACGCTTATGCCATGTTGAAAAAAGGAGGCATTCTTCTCTACTCGACGTGCACTTTTTCTCCGGAGGAAAACGAGCAAACCATTGAACAATTTGTCAATACGTTTCCTGAGATGGAAATATTGCCGATTCCACACAGTCATGGTGTTTCCCCCGGTCGTCCGGAATGGACTAAGACGCATTTTTCCGACATTGCAAAGACGGCTCGCCTTTGGCCGCACCATCTCCAAGGAGAAGGACACTTCGTTGCAAAATTACGGAAAACAGGAGGAAATGAACATTCCGCCCCCATCATGAAAGGGGCAAAGTTGCCTAGGGCACAAGCCAAACTGTTTCAACAATTTATCGAACAAACCTTTGTTCACTTTCCTTTCGAATGGGACCGGCTTTTTTTGAAAAATGACCGCTTATATTTTGTGCCGGAACGAATGCCGGATTTGTCATCGTTAAAGACTGTCCGAATAGGACTTCCTATTGGAGAATTTAAGAAAAACCGTTTTGAGCCGCACCACTCTCTGGCGCTTGCCGTCCAAACAAAGGATGTACGGCACCATTTCGAACTCGAACAAAACGGAACGCTTTGGGAACGCTATTTGCACGGAGAAACGATTCAAACCGGAAAAGACCGGGGCTGGATACTGTTAACCATTCATGGCTTCCCGCTAGGCTGGGGCAAGGAAGCAAAAGGAATCATCAAAAATTTTTATCCAAAAGGTTTAAGACTGTCTTGA
- a CDS encoding YpmS family protein: protein MSANKWKRAFFLLLGLVLFIIIVFIGLIFWPVDQGEIPKEKNVGKTIPFHLETNKEDLNKVINSYIAKEKGDTPIDYYVNLKDDVELTGKLDLFSTSVHFNMTFEPKALKNGDIVLKQKGMSLGELHLPPSYVLKIAQESYHFPDWVRIFPNQKMIYVSTKRMNLKNNVSIRVNEFNLPKDRISFTLLVPVQ from the coding sequence ATGAGTGCAAATAAGTGGAAAAGAGCTTTTTTTCTTTTATTAGGCTTGGTCCTTTTCATCATCATCGTCTTCATCGGCCTTATTTTCTGGCCAGTGGATCAAGGAGAAATTCCTAAGGAAAAAAACGTAGGCAAAACGATTCCATTTCACTTGGAAACGAATAAAGAGGATCTGAATAAAGTGATTAACTCGTATATTGCGAAAGAAAAAGGAGACACTCCCATTGATTATTATGTGAATCTAAAGGACGATGTCGAATTAACCGGAAAATTAGACCTTTTTTCTACATCGGTTCATTTTAATATGACGTTTGAACCGAAAGCGTTGAAAAATGGAGATATCGTATTAAAACAAAAGGGAATGTCGCTTGGCGAGTTACATTTGCCGCCTTCCTATGTACTGAAAATTGCCCAAGAATCATATCATTTTCCGGATTGGGTACGGATATTCCCTAACCAAAAAATGATTTATGTCTCCACAAAAAGAATGAATCTGAAGAACAATGTCAGCATACGGGTAAATGAATTTAATCTTCCTAAAGATCGAATCTCGTTCACATTGCTCGTTCCCGTGCAATGA
- a CDS encoding SGNH/GDSL hydrolase family protein — protein sequence MKSAAYIFFAFLLLFPVAGCSYIGGSEKTVQSQTEKVVPKDLKVVAIGDSLTQGVGDSTNKGGYIPYLKKDLEKLKMVKSAKFQNYGIKGTRSDQLLERLKTRQMKSAIEKADMVFITIGGNDVMKILRDHFMDLNANVFLQEEKPYQQRLFAIFKTIRQYNPHVGIVLIGIYNPFLEWFSDIREINQVIYHWNAASKQVVKKFPHAVFVSIDDIFYRQKENLLFNDHFHPNDQGYQLMANRIYQTIKGRKLEELTNGKIVLEKEEKQ from the coding sequence GTGAAATCGGCAGCCTATATTTTCTTCGCTTTTCTTTTGCTTTTTCCGGTAGCCGGTTGTTCCTATATAGGAGGATCCGAAAAAACGGTTCAGTCACAAACCGAAAAAGTGGTACCTAAAGATTTGAAGGTGGTTGCCATTGGGGATTCCTTAACCCAAGGGGTAGGTGACAGTACGAATAAAGGTGGTTATATTCCCTATTTGAAAAAAGACTTGGAAAAATTGAAAATGGTAAAAAGTGCTAAATTTCAAAATTATGGAATTAAAGGGACGAGATCAGATCAGCTGCTCGAACGCTTAAAGACAAGGCAAATGAAATCAGCCATAGAAAAAGCGGATATGGTATTTATTACAATCGGTGGAAATGATGTAATGAAAATCCTTCGAGATCATTTCATGGATTTAAACGCAAACGTGTTTCTACAAGAAGAAAAGCCTTATCAACAGCGGCTGTTTGCCATTTTCAAGACAATACGTCAATACAATCCTCATGTAGGGATCGTCCTTATCGGTATTTACAATCCATTTTTAGAATGGTTTTCCGATATAAGGGAAATTAATCAAGTGATTTATCATTGGAATGCAGCCAGCAAACAAGTGGTAAAAAAATTTCCTCACGCCGTTTTTGTTAGCATTGATGATATTTTTTACCGTCAAAAAGAAAATTTATTATTCAATGATCATTTTCATCCGAATGATCAAGGGTACCAATTGATGGCTAATCGGATCTATCAAACTATCAAAGGGAGAAAGCTAGAAGAATTAACAAATGGGAAAATAGTGTTAGAGAAAGAGGAGAAACAGTAA
- a CDS encoding DUF2535 family protein: MILKAIEFQTKKGQRVKISEIPVLEEDNPFYVGVRIRLETMMTRIYYAQNPRPFYSFRDYLKKVLRWPDYEQLYGSSILKNNA, encoded by the coding sequence TTGATACTCAAAGCGATTGAGTTTCAGACAAAGAAAGGCCAAAGGGTAAAAATCAGTGAAATTCCTGTATTGGAGGAGGATAACCCTTTCTATGTTGGCGTAAGAATTCGTTTAGAGACCATGATGACCAGAATCTACTATGCTCAGAATCCACGGCCGTTCTATTCGTTTCGCGATTACTTGAAAAAAGTTTTAAGATGGCCGGATTATGAACAACTATACGGATCCAGTATCCTGAAAAACAATGCATAA
- a CDS encoding ABC transporter ATP-binding protein, producing MLELNQIYKVFYEGTPDEKVAIHHLDLQLKKGDFVTVIGSNGAGKSTLMNIISGKLAPDLGIVRLNGVDVTNVPEHKRARKIGRVFQDPMAGTSPSMTIEENLAIAYNRTKRRTLSIGVTKKRKELFKEKLQMLELGLENRLQAKVGLLSGGERQALSLLMATFTEPEILLLDEHTAALDPSRAELITHLTKRIVETFHLTTLMVTHNMQQAIDLGNRLIMMDKGQIIFEADEKEKRTLTVEKLLEEFQKIKGEKLLNDRTILA from the coding sequence ATGCTGGAATTAAATCAAATCTATAAAGTTTTCTATGAAGGAACTCCTGATGAAAAAGTAGCGATACATCACCTTGATCTACAATTGAAAAAAGGGGATTTTGTCACCGTGATCGGCAGCAATGGAGCGGGAAAATCTACTTTAATGAATATCATATCCGGAAAGTTAGCTCCTGATTTGGGGATTGTACGTTTAAACGGAGTTGATGTCACCAACGTTCCTGAACATAAGCGGGCAAGGAAAATCGGAAGAGTGTTTCAAGATCCTATGGCGGGTACTTCTCCGTCCATGACCATTGAAGAAAACCTCGCTATTGCTTACAATCGTACGAAAAGACGTACATTATCGATCGGAGTGACTAAAAAAAGAAAAGAACTGTTTAAAGAAAAATTGCAAATGCTGGAATTGGGATTGGAAAATCGGCTGCAAGCAAAGGTGGGGCTTTTATCAGGTGGGGAACGGCAAGCCTTGTCTTTGTTAATGGCTACATTTACGGAACCCGAAATTTTATTGCTCGATGAACATACTGCAGCCCTTGATCCATCTAGAGCGGAACTGATCACCCACCTAACGAAAAGGATCGTCGAAACGTTCCATTTGACGACTCTCATGGTGACGCATAATATGCAGCAAGCTATCGATCTCGGCAATCGCTTAATTATGATGGACAAGGGACAAATTATTTTTGAAGCCGATGAAAAAGAAAAAAGGACATTAACGGTCGAAAAACTGTTGGAAGAATTCCAGAAGATAAAAGGTGAAAAATTGCTCAACGACCGCACGATTTTGGCGTAA
- a CDS encoding ABC transporter permease: MFTSLFGSVEAGVIYAIMALGVYISFRILDFPDLTVDGSFVTGGAVASVMIVSGINPFIATGCAFLAGFLAGCITGLLHTKGKINPLLSGILMMTALYSVNLRIMGKPNVPLLAEDTVITIISKWWNHLGIDQAINHWLELAGLGAYVPKTWGIFIIMLVLAYCMKKLIDWFMRTEIGLSIRAVGDNENMIKTFSANTDWLKVLGLGLSNAFVAFSGALIAQYNGFNDIGMGIGMIVIGLASVIIGEAIIGDKTIIRATAAVIVGAIIYRIIIGLALRIQFFDTGDMKLITAAIVVLALIVPQLIEKYRRHQMKKQRVLMRIRAATDRGETDAGIKSNL; this comes from the coding sequence ATGTTTACTTCTTTGTTTGGGTCTGTAGAGGCAGGCGTCATTTACGCCATTATGGCATTGGGAGTGTACATTTCTTTTCGCATATTAGACTTTCCCGATTTAACGGTTGACGGAAGCTTCGTGACTGGAGGTGCAGTGGCTTCCGTTATGATCGTTTCCGGAATAAACCCCTTTATAGCAACAGGTTGTGCATTTCTTGCCGGCTTTTTAGCTGGATGTATAACAGGCCTCTTGCACACAAAAGGAAAGATCAATCCGCTGCTTTCCGGGATTTTAATGATGACGGCTCTTTATTCCGTTAACCTTCGCATCATGGGAAAGCCAAATGTTCCTTTACTGGCTGAAGATACGGTCATCACGATCATTTCCAAGTGGTGGAATCATCTAGGAATCGACCAAGCGATCAACCATTGGCTGGAGTTGGCGGGTCTTGGCGCATATGTTCCGAAAACGTGGGGTATATTCATCATTATGCTAGTGCTGGCTTACTGTATGAAAAAATTGATCGATTGGTTTATGCGAACCGAAATTGGTTTAAGCATTCGTGCTGTAGGAGACAACGAAAATATGATCAAAACGTTCTCGGCGAACACTGATTGGTTGAAAGTGTTAGGACTTGGTCTTTCCAACGCATTTGTTGCTTTTTCGGGAGCATTGATCGCTCAATACAACGGTTTTAACGATATTGGCATGGGAATCGGGATGATCGTCATAGGCTTGGCGTCAGTCATTATTGGCGAAGCGATCATCGGCGACAAAACTATTATTCGAGCCACTGCGGCGGTTATCGTTGGTGCGATTATTTACCGAATCATTATTGGGCTGGCACTTCGCATTCAATTTTTCGATACGGGGGATATGAAGCTGATTACAGCTGCAATCGTAGTTCTAGCGTTAATCGTTCCACAATTGATTGAAAAGTATCGAAGACATCAAATGAAGAAGCAGCGGGTTTTGATGAGGATACGTGCAGCAACGGATCGAGGTGAAACAGATGCTGGAATTAAATCAAATCTATAA